The genomic window GTCATCGTGAGCTTCTGGACCTATCAGCGACGCTTCACCTTTGAGACCCATGCCTGCCTCGTTGAGGTCAGTGTGGGTATGCAGAGCATGGTTTCCCGGGTGTTTGTCGACGGCGAGCTTCGGGACCGGCAGGCGCTGTATTTCTCCGCTGGCTATCGCAATCCGGTACATCAGGTGGTGTTGTCCCGCGACGGGAAAAACACCGAACTGCGGATAGAGGTGGGCTATATCAGCTGGCTGTCCGTGGGTATTGAGGTGTTTGCCGACGGGGAGCCGGTGCACAAGAGCCATCCGGACAAGAACATTCACTTCGCCGAGGAGTCGCGGTTTCTCAAAGCCTTGCCGAGTCAGGACCCGGAGGTGGCCCGGGCGGCTGCGGCGCGCTGGCAGCGCAACAAGTATTCCATATACGCTGACCTGGGCCTTGGCGCTCTATTCTTTTTCGTTGGAAAGTTCACGGGCGATCTCACACTCGCCGCTCTTATTGGTGCAGGAGCCGGTCTGGCCCTGGTTGCTATCCAGCGTTTTGTTCGCGTTGACCTTTTAGGGGGCTTTGCGGTCTTCGGTACCGTGATGCTCCTGGTGTCTGCTGTGTTCTCCCTGGCTTTTCAGAGTGATTTTATGGTGCAGATGAAAAGCACGGTTCTGGGCGTACTGACGGCTCTATTGTTTTTTGCCGATGGTGCCATTCGCAAAGGCCAGTACTTTGGGGTGAGGATGCAGCGTTATATGCCCGAAACCATCGATACAGGCCGCATGGCTGTGGGGCTGGGCATGCTCGGTTTGACCATGGCGGGAGCGAACTATCTGGTGGCGACGCTATTCAGTGAAGACGCCTGGCTCAACTACACGACTTTTATTGATACTCCTTTGTCTATCGGTCTGGCCTACGCGGTGTATTTTTGGGCGCGGCGGGGCACAGTTACGGTGCCCGCAGAAGGGGCGTAAACCATCCTGGGTAAGCCTGCCCTGGCCTGGGCAGGCGGGGATGTTGCCAGGCTGAATAGGTTGGCGTGACAGCGTCGACGTTTTGATAGGCACTCTCGCATCGGCGTCGGCGTCGGCGTCGGAGAGAGACAGCCGGGTTTATGGCCTGCCCACCCCAATAATTTTTGCTTTTTTGACGTGCTGAGCCGCCCCGATATCACCGAAGTGAAGCGAGGGGAAAAGCTGTCCTATACATTGACATGCCAAATATGTCGATTATTCTAGACACATGGAAATAAGAAGCGCCGTGTCAATGTTCTCAGCCCTGGCCCAGGAAACGCGCCTGCGCGCGTTTCGCCTCCTGGTTCAGGCGGGTCCTGATGGGATGGCGGCAGGCGAGCTCAGTGACGCTCTGGGCACGCCGCACAACACCATGTCGTTTCATCTCAACCATTTATCGACGGCTGGAATCATCTCCTCTCAAAAGAAGGGTCGGTCCATCATTTATTCGGCCAATTTTAATGTCACCCGTGACCTCATCGCGTTTATGGTCGAAGACTGCTGCAACGGCACTTTTGCAAACATTCGGGACGATAAAAAGACAGGCTGTTCCATCATTGAGCTGAGTGATTTCTGCAGCGTTGAGGACAGCGTTGCCGCCGTTTCCGAGAGAGAATCGCTGTAAGAGTCGAGAACATAATCGTGGAGCAAAGCAGTCAATGAAAAAGGTCCTGGTGCTCTGCACTGGCAACTCCTGTCGCTCGGTGATGGCGGAGGCCCTCATCAATCATCTTGGCGCGGGCCATTACACGGCCGTAAGCGCGGGTAGTTTTCCCGCGGGTTATGTCCATCCGGGGTCTCTTGAAACCCTGGCCCGTCATCAGGTGCCCGTGGACAAGCCGCGAAGCAAGTCCTGGGATGAATTTTCGGCGCACCACTTTGATCTCGTGCTCGCCGTCTGCGATGAAGCCGCAAAGGAAACCTGCCCCGCGTTCCCGGGGCGATTCGAGCGAAAGCATTGGAGCATTCCTGACCCCGCCAAAGCGGAGGGCAGCGAAGCTGAGGTGCAGCGGGCCTTTGATGACGCCTTCAATCTGCTCAAAGACCGGATTGAGGCTGAACTCCTGTGACAGACGAATCATCAGCCATGGGGCTCTTTGAGCGTTACCTGTCTCTCTGGGTGGGTCTGTGCATTGTTGCCGGTGTTGCCCTGGGCATTCTTGTGCCGGGGATTTTTCAGGCGATTGCCGCGCTGGAATATGCCAGCGTTAACCTGGTGATTGCGGTTTTTATCTGGGTGATGATCTACCCCATGATGGTGAGTGTCGATTTCGCGTCCCTCAAGGATGTCGGTAAAAAGCCCAAGGGTCTCTGCGTCACCCTGGTGGTGAACTGGCTGATCAAGCCCTTTACCATGGCGGCTCTCGGAGTGTTTTTCTTTGAGGTCGTGTTTGCCGGCTGGGTCGATCCCGCGAGCGCGAAAGAGTACGTGGCAGGCATGATTTTGCTGGGGGTAGCGCCCTGTACAGCAATGGTCTTCGTTTGGAGCCAACTGGTGCGTGGCGATGCCAATTACACCCTGGTCCAGGTCTCCATCAACGACATCATCATGGTTTTTGCTTTTGCTCCCCTGGCTGCCTTCCTTTTAGGCATTAGCGATATCGTCGTGCCCTGGGAGACGCTCCTGCTATCTGTTTTTCTGTATGTGATCATCCCTCTCGCCGCAGGTTATGCGACGCGCAAAGCCCTCGATGGTGCGGCGAGGAATGATGCCGTCCATCGATTTACGGCGAGGGTCAAACCGTTTTCCGTGCTGGGCCTTCTGGCGACGGTAGTCCTGCTCTTCGGGTTTCAGGCGCAGACAATCATCGACAGGCCCGTACTCATTGCCCTGATTGCGGTGCCCCTGCTGATACAGAGCTACGGTGTTTTTGCTCTGGCCTACGGCTGGGCTTATCTCTGGCGGGTTCCCTTCGACACCGCCGCGCCGGCAGCCCTCATTGGCACGTCCAATTTTTTTGAACTTGCCGTGGCCGTTGCCATCAGTCTCTTTGGTCTGAACTCCGGCGCGGCATTGGCGACAGTGGTGGGGGTGCTCGTGGAGGTGCCCGTGATGTTGTCCCTCGTGGCATTTGCGAACGGCACCCGGGGCTATTTTGCGGATCGTGGCTGAGGCCTCGAGGTAAAGCGAAAGCTAGCTGTCCACCGGTTCCAGAGGCTCTGATTTTGGCAGAGGCTTTGCGGTTACCGGTGCCGACCAGGTGCAGTTTGCCCGAAAAATATCATTAATCAGCATTTCGAGATCCGCGTAGGCCCGGTTCCTCCGAGCTTCCAACAAGGCCTCGATGCGGCTTGTCATATCGCCGGAGGTCCAGGTGATATGGCTGGTCAGCAAGACAAAAGCCTTTTGCGTGAGCACGGCGCCTTCTATGCCGGTGTTTCTGGGCTCCAGAGTGCGAAATCTCAGCAGGTCGTGTTCCGCAAGCCAGACAAAGGTTTCAAAACAGGCCTGGGAGCGCCGGTCCGGTAGTCCCGTCATATCCCATTTGATCGGCCCGGTGGTATCTTCTACCAACAGCAAATAGGGCACCGGGAAAGCCGCGTAAAGCGCGCAAAAAACTTCGGCGCAGCAATAGTGAAAGTCATCGATGTGCGTTGTTCTCATAGCCAGCGGTGTCTTCGCCACGTTGCGTAAACGACCCATAGTATGACGGAAAATCTGCCGCGTGTTTCTGAGGAGAGCACGCCGCTTATGCAGGCCGCCATTGGTGTGTCTGCTACCATCGCGTTTATGTCGAATCACAGAGAAAATCGCCTGCGCCGGGACATCGGGTCCTTCGGCGCTGCCTTCCTGGTCCTCAACGGACTCATCGGCGCTGGGATATTCGCGCTCCCCGGGAAAGTCGCCGTAAACGCGGGGCTCTTTAGCCCCTGGCTGTTTCTTGTGGTGGGGGCACTGTTTCTCAGCGTTGTTCTGGTGTTTGCGGAACTTGCGAGTTACTACGATGAGACCGGCGGCCCGGTCCTCTACGCAAGCGATGCCTTCGGGCCCCTGGCCGGCTTCGGTACCGGTTGGCTGCTGTTTTTATCGCGCACCACGGCCTTCGCAGCCAACGCGACGGTGATGGCGTCATACCTGGGCTCCCTGTTTGATGTCCTGGCGGGGGACTTGCCGCGCATGCTCATTATCACCACGGTGATTCTCGGGCTGACCTGGGCCAATATTCTTGGGGTGCGCGATGGTGTACGTGCCATGGGCGTGTTTACGTTTCTTAAAGCCGCACCTTTACTCATCCTGGTGCTGCTGGGTTTTCAGTACGTGTCGGGAAGCACCCTGTTGCCCTCGGCAGAGTTGCTCGTAGACGATCTGGGAAGCACGACGCTGCTGATGATTTATGCCTTCGTGGGCTTTGAGACCGTGGGCGTGACAGCGGGGGAGACCACCCATCCCCGGCGCACACTGCCCCGTGTCCTCGTTGGAACGGTGGTATCCATCGGGCTTTTGTACTTTCTTATCGTGCTGGTTTTTGTGTCGGTGATTGATCAGGGCGATTATGCGAATGCGACCCTTGTGGACGTGGGCAGGGCCCTGGCGGGAACCGCGGGAGCTTTTGCCATCACCCTGGCCGCGGTCTTTTCCATCGGTGGCAACCTGGCGGGCTCCATGCTCGCGGCGCCCCGGCTGGTGTTTTCTCTTGCCGAAAACCGCCAGTTACCCCGGTGGTTCGCCCATGTGCACCCGCGTTACGCCACGCCTGATCGCTGCATCGTGGTCATGGGGGCGCTTGCTCTGGGTCTCGCGTTGACGGGATCCTTTGTAAAGCTCGCCGTCGCCAGCTCCGTGGCACGACTTCTCAGCTACATTATCTGTATCGCATCGCTACCCGCGATCCGTCGCGGTGCCAGCGACGCCGTTCGTCAGGATGCCTATCGTCTGAAGGGCGGCTATCTGATACCGGTCCTGGGATTGATGATCTGTCTGTGGCTGTTGATGCAGTCAAAGGCGGAGTCCTGGATCGCCGTGGGTGTTCTATTGCTAGCGGGTTTTGCATTTTATGCCTTCGAAAAACGCTTTGGCCTGGCGGAGCAACCGTGAGCTTGGAGTGTTCGGGGGTTACCGGATGACCGATGTGCAGCCTGATTTTATGGCGCGGGCGCTGCAGCTGGCGAAGGAAGCGGCGGAGGCGGGCGAGGTGCCCGTGGGCGCATTGGTTGTGCAGGACGGGCGTATTCTGGGAGAGGGTCGCAATGCACAGATCGGCGCGACGGATCCCACGGCGCATGCCGAAATCAACGCTCTGCGCGCTGCGGCGTCAGCCCTTGATAACTATCGCATGCCCGGCGCGACACTCTATGTGACGCTGGAACCCTGCAGCATGTGCTGCGGCGCCCTGGTCCATGCACGCATTGGCAGCCTGGTTTTTGCCGCGCGGGAGCCCCGTGCCGGCGCCGTGGTCAGCACCCGGAATCTGCTCAATGAATCGGCGTTTAATCATCGTGTGTCGTGGCGGGAAGACGCCGAAAATGCGCCGGCGAGCGCCGCCCTGTTGCGGGCTTTTTTTCGCGAGCGTCGCTGAAATCCCTTGAGGGCCCGGGGTGCTCAGAGGGCCCTGAGCTTCAGGCCGCGCAGCTCGTCAGGCACCAGCTCTTCCACACTTCTCGGTGCCTCGGGGCGTTGGGCGCGCGCCGTCTGCCAGCGAAGAATATTGTAGTAGTGGCGGATGTTCTGCACGTAACGCACGGCCTCCAGCCCCCGGGCGTAGCCGTAGCGCAGGGTGCGATAATGCTGCGGCTCCTCCAGCAGGGGCAGGGTGTCCATGATGTCTTCCCAGAAATGCGGGTCACCCCCCCGTCGCTCCGTGAGCACCCGGGCGTCCTCGAGATGCCCCATGCCGATGTTGTAGGCTGCGAGGGCGAGCCAGCTTCGGTCCGGCTCGAGGATGTCCTCGGGCAATCGGCGCCGCAGCTTCTTGAAATACCGCGCCCCACCGCGCAGGCTTCCTGCCGGGTCCGTGCGATCGTCAACATCCATCTCCTTGGCGGTGGCAAGGGTGAGCATCATCATGCCGCGGACCCCCGTCCGTGAGGTGGCTTCAGGATCCCAGTGCGACTCCTGATAGCTGATGGCCGCCAGCAGTTCCCAGGGGATTTTCTGCTCCTGTGCAACGATCTCAATGAGCTGCTGGTAGCGACTCAGATCTTTGCGGACCTTGCCCACAAAGGTCTGGGAATCGACCCTGGATATTGCCTCGTCCCGATCAAAGTAGCGGGCACCTATGGCATCGATGCTGCCATCGCTCTGATGCCGTTCGAGAAAGTCATTGACGATGGCCAGCAGGGGGGTATTTTTGGCGGAGCGGGGCAGGTACCAGACAACGTCTTTTTCTTCGTCGAGACTGAAGGCGACCTCAAGCCTCGGAACCAGGTTTTGCTGGATGAAAAAGTCCCGGGAATCGACC from Congregibacter litoralis KT71 includes these protein-coding regions:
- the arsB gene encoding ACR3 family arsenite efflux transporter — translated: MGLFERYLSLWVGLCIVAGVALGILVPGIFQAIAALEYASVNLVIAVFIWVMIYPMMVSVDFASLKDVGKKPKGLCVTLVVNWLIKPFTMAALGVFFFEVVFAGWVDPASAKEYVAGMILLGVAPCTAMVFVWSQLVRGDANYTLVQVSINDIIMVFAFAPLAAFLLGISDIVVPWETLLLSVFLYVIIPLAAGYATRKALDGAARNDAVHRFTARVKPFSVLGLLATVVLLFGFQAQTIIDRPVLIALIAVPLLIQSYGVFALAYGWAYLWRVPFDTAAPAALIGTSNFFELAVAVAISLFGLNSGAALATVVGVLVEVPVMLSLVAFANGTRGYFADRG
- a CDS encoding arsenate reductase ArsC — protein: MKKVLVLCTGNSCRSVMAEALINHLGAGHYTAVSAGSFPAGYVHPGSLETLARHQVPVDKPRSKSWDEFSAHHFDLVLAVCDEAAKETCPAFPGRFERKHWSIPDPAKAEGSEAEVQRAFDDAFNLLKDRIEAELL
- the mltF gene encoding membrane-bound lytic murein transglycosylase MltF, whose protein sequence is MARPRTRLRFLTLFAAALLTACGQSNDTREAIQERGELRLITRNSPTTYYLGRGGPRGFEYDLAAMLAEELGVELLVSQAFSIEEIFAALERGEADIAGAGLTLTDTRSTRFAASVPYATQMPQVIYKVGRKKPRKPEDLKNMSLAVLKDSSHEELLERLRDEGLDWLRWDSIDASDTAALLARVNEDKSDLAVVDSRDFFIQQNLVPRLEVAFSLDEEKDVVWYLPRSAKNTPLLAIVNDFLERHQSDGSIDAIGARYFDRDEAISRVDSQTFVGKVRKDLSRYQQLIEIVAQEQKIPWELLAAISYQESHWDPEATSRTGVRGMMMLTLATAKEMDVDDRTDPAGSLRGGARYFKKLRRRLPEDILEPDRSWLALAAYNIGMGHLEDARVLTERRGGDPHFWEDIMDTLPLLEEPQHYRTLRYGYARGLEAVRYVQNIRHYYNILRWQTARAQRPEAPRSVEELVPDELRGLKLRAL
- a CDS encoding septation protein IspZ gives rise to the protein MSFWTYQRRFTFETHACLVEVSVGMQSMVSRVFVDGELRDRQALYFSAGYRNPVHQVVLSRDGKNTELRIEVGYISWLSVGIEVFADGEPVHKSHPDKNIHFAEESRFLKALPSQDPEVARAAAARWQRNKYSIYADLGLGALFFFVGKFTGDLTLAALIGAGAGLALVAIQRFVRVDLLGGFAVFGTVMLLVSAVFSLAFQSDFMVQMKSTVLGVLTALLFFADGAIRKGQYFGVRMQRYMPETIDTGRMAVGLGMLGLTMAGANYLVATLFSEDAWLNYTTFIDTPLSIGLAYAVYFWARRGTVTVPAEGA
- a CDS encoding ArsR/SmtB family transcription factor, which gives rise to MFSALAQETRLRAFRLLVQAGPDGMAAGELSDALGTPHNTMSFHLNHLSTAGIISSQKKGRSIIYSANFNVTRDLIAFMVEDCCNGTFANIRDDKKTGCSIIELSDFCSVEDSVAAVSERESL
- the tadA gene encoding tRNA adenosine(34) deaminase TadA, whose protein sequence is MTDVQPDFMARALQLAKEAAEAGEVPVGALVVQDGRILGEGRNAQIGATDPTAHAEINALRAAASALDNYRMPGATLYVTLEPCSMCCGALVHARIGSLVFAAREPRAGAVVSTRNLLNESAFNHRVSWREDAENAPASAALLRAFFRERR
- a CDS encoding APC family permease; this encodes MTENLPRVSEESTPLMQAAIGVSATIAFMSNHRENRLRRDIGSFGAAFLVLNGLIGAGIFALPGKVAVNAGLFSPWLFLVVGALFLSVVLVFAELASYYDETGGPVLYASDAFGPLAGFGTGWLLFLSRTTAFAANATVMASYLGSLFDVLAGDLPRMLIITTVILGLTWANILGVRDGVRAMGVFTFLKAAPLLILVLLGFQYVSGSTLLPSAELLVDDLGSTTLLMIYAFVGFETVGVTAGETTHPRRTLPRVLVGTVVSIGLLYFLIVLVFVSVIDQGDYANATLVDVGRALAGTAGAFAITLAAVFSIGGNLAGSMLAAPRLVFSLAENRQLPRWFAHVHPRYATPDRCIVVMGALALGLALTGSFVKLAVASSVARLLSYIICIASLPAIRRGASDAVRQDAYRLKGGYLIPVLGLMICLWLLMQSKAESWIAVGVLLLAGFAFYAFEKRFGLAEQP